AGCTGGGGTGCGATCTTGGGGTCGAGGTCTGTTTCCAGGACTACGCCCCCCGCCTGAGCTACAGGTACGAGGGCCGCGGCGCATTCCTCCGCCAGGCCGTTGACGCTTTCGGGTTTCCTGTCGAGTTCGAGCGGGCGCCCAAAGTCCAGCATGTCTTTGACCATGGCTTCCAGCCGGGCTGTTTCGCTCACCGCGAGTTCGAGCTTCTTACGGCTCTTTTCATCTGCTTGCAGCCGCCTGGATACCTGGCTCACGAACCCCCCGATGGCCATCAGGGGAGACTTCATATCGTGGGCGATTTCGGCCACCGCCCGCCCTATAGCCGCGAGCTTTTCAGCCTCGAGTCGCGCGGCCTGCGCCTTCCTCTCCCGCTCGGCCAGGTACCCCAGCACCAAGGCGATGAAGACATACAGGGCGCCTTCGAAGAGGAGGTTGAAATCATAGGAAAAACTTCGCCACCGGTAGATGCCGTAGGGCAGGTAGAACAGGGTGGCGGCCGCCGAGACCAGCACCGCTCCCCGCAAGCCAAACCAGAAACTTCCCAGGATGAGGGGAAGATAAAAGAGCATCCGGTAGGCCGTGTGGCGGACCATCCGCTCGGGCGCCGTGAAATAATGGAGGGCGGAGATCGCCAGAATGAGGAAAACGATGGTGAAAATCTTGAGGTTCTTGTGCCGGAAGGCCATCGGGTCTTCACCTCCCTGGCGATAGATTTGAGTCTTTCCGGGCATTCACCATCACGACGTTGGCCATCCCCGCCATCAAGTGTTAGAGGTTGTGGCAGTGCTGAAACCAGTGCCCGGGATTATCTGCCATGAAACCGATTTCCACCTGGCTCTTCGGGTTTACGAGAACGGTGTCCTTTTGGATCCATTCGCCAGGGGTTAGCCGCGGGTTCACCACCCTGAAGAAATCTCCGCATTTCTCGAGATTTCGTAGACCTAGCATCTGAGCATTTTCCCGCAGCCTGTCAAAGGCGGATCTTTCAACACGCTGTCAGGGACTGGCACGCCGTGCCATTGAGTAGTGGATTTTTCGGCGAGAGAGTTTTTCAGCACGATCTGGATCATCATCTTCTTCTCTGACGCGTATTTTTGACCCGGGAACCTTTCCATCGCAGGTCCACGCCCAGATATCATCAGGCCGGGTCCCGAGACTAATTCTCACCCTGGAGGCGGAAAGTCGAAATCCCCGCTCCTTCGCCTTTGATGCAGCGCAGGAATGCTTCATGGTCCATGCGGACAGGATGGAAGCGGCTGTCGCCCCAACTCCAGCGGTCTTCAGGAACGTCCGCCTTGTAATGGCCACGCGTCTCCTCTCTCATTATTCATTCGGTGGTCATGACTGGATGTGCGTTTTCTTCTCTTCGAACTCCTGCCTGTCGATCTCCCCTCGAGCATAGCGTTCCTTTAGAATGTCCAAAGCGCGGGAAGGGCCATCCTCCGATGCAGGGCGGGACTCACTCCGGGTTTTGTGCACCAGCCACCGGATGAGAAAGATCAATCCGACAAGGATGAGAACCCATAATGCGATCATAAAAATGCCTCCGAACCATCCCATGCCCCAGCCGTCCATCATCCCCGGCCCCATGTGCCAGTCGCTGTAACCTCTCCCTTGGGCAAAGGCCTCCCGGGAGATGAAGAACGCCGGGATGGCTCCCAGGGAACCCCGTAATGAAGATCTGCGGAATTGCATAGGTACCTCCTTGTTCTCTAAAGAATGGTTTTATCTCTAAAAACGCATAAAATCCGAAGCAGGGTATGCGAAAAACTGAAGCCGGCTTCGAGTTGAAGCCGCGGAATTGGTTGGAGGCTCAGGCCGGCAGAGGCAGGACGCATTGGAGACCGGCCACGAACATGCCTGCCCCGGTGGCTTGGATAAATCCGCGGTGTGTCACCTGCCCGTTTCGGCGAATGGTGTGACCCGCGCCTAAACAAGGACGGCAGGCCATCAAAGAACGCCCATCTGCAGCGTTTGGCTTATTCCCCGCCCCTTTGGCCCTGCTCGCGCGCAGGCATCGTCACTCTTGCAATTTTCGGGGGATCTTCGCATGTTGGAAACCCTTGAGCGGGGGAATGTTTCGACAGCATGCTACGGTTTTTTCAGATGGTTCCCGGATACTTCCGAACCCTGATCTTCCATCCTCTCGAGTTGCTCGGGGGTGAGAATTTCCTTCAAGCCGCGGATGTACTCGATGCCGGCCAGATACATCTCCGCCCGGGCCTCGGCCTCCTTCACGAAAGCATCCTTGACCTGCTCCGCGTCCAGGTTCCCTCCCCATTGAATGCCGGCCAGCTCGATCCTGAGCTTCATGTGACGGGCCCAGAGATCCGCCATCCGGTCGAGCTTCTCCTGTGCAAGTATCCGAACACGGCTCCATTGCTCGGCTGTCAGATCGAGTTCTTCGAGGTCGGCGATCATGCGCGCGCCAGCGTCCATGAGACACGGGCCCGCCATCCGTCTACAACCCGAAAGCGTCATCATTTCGTCCATGCCGCCCGGGCCGCCCATCATGTGGGACATCATGCCGCGCATCATTCCTGTGCCCATCATTCTGCGAGCGGCCATGCCGCCCTTGCCGGCCATCCGGCCCGCGCCTTGCCCTTCGCCTTCGCCGCTTTTCGTGCGGGCCATCATTTCCCCGCCGCGTCCATCTCGGTTTTTCATCGCCTTTGCTTTGGGGCAGCCCTCGTCAGGGTACCCATCCTGCATGCCCATCCCGTGCCGGTGGGCAGCGTCGGATTCGGCGGAGGTCTGCTGCATGTGCCGGCCGGTCTGAGGCGCAACGGTAGCGTTCTGTTCGCCTTTCGTGGTCTGATCTTCCGCTGCGGTGGTGAGGCCGATCCCCCAAAAGCCGAAGGCCAGGGTCGCTGCGGTTAACAGAATGATCTTCGAGGTGTGAAGCGATAGCATGTTTGTTGCCTCCTGAAAGTTGATAGTTTGCTAGGCACACAAGGATTTATGAGGATGTTCGGGTGGCGAAAAGCGGCCAAGCGTGTAGACGTAATCGTATATATATGTAATTTATAACATAATCGGCGGCTACGCGCAATGCGGTCAAGAATGGATTTCCCCGCCTGAGCACGCAACGGCACCGCGGACGCGAGCAGGCTCAGGAGGGGGGTTGCAAAATCGTGCCGGCCATTCTGGCTCCAAGAGGAATCCCTTAGCCCTTCTTGAATCGCTCTTATCGAGGCGTGTCCTGCTCGATGTCACTTCGATATTCTGAGGAACCGCGCGTTAATGGCTACAATGACCGTGCTGAGTGACATGAGCACCGCCCCCATGGCTGGTGAAAGAAGAACCCCATAGCCATGAAGAACGCCTGCTGCGAGGGGAATGGCAAAAGCATTGTAGCCGGTTGCCCAAACCAGATTTTGGACCATCTTTCGAAAGGTGGCTCGTGACAGGACCAGGATGGCCACTGCATCGAGGGGGTTGCTGCGGACCAGAATAATGTCCGCGGTCTGGACCGCTACGTCGGTTCCTGCCCCGATGGCAATGCCCACGTCCGCCTGCGCAAGAGCCGGGGCGTCGTTGACGCCGTCGCCGGTCATGGCCGTAATCAACCCTCTGGATTGCACCTCCTTGACTTTCTCTGCCTTTTCCTTGGGAAGGACTTCTGCAAAGTATTCGTCCAGCCCCACTTCTTCAGAAACCCATTTGGCAACCGCCTTGTTGTCGCCTGTAAGCATCATGCATCTGATCCCCATACCCTTCAATTTGGAAACGGCCTCCTTCGATTCATCCCTGATCATGTCGGCAAGTGCAATAGCGCCTTTCAGTTCATCGTCCACCATCACGAAGACGACGGTTTTGCCTTGTGAATTGAATTTTTCTATACGTTCGTCAGCTGCCGAAATGCCGTTTTCTTTCAGGTAACCAGGGCTAACGATCTTGACGTTCTTTCCCTCAACCTTTCCCTGCGCTCCTTTCCCCGGGATGGACTTGAAATCCTCCACCTGAGGCGGGTTTTCGGTCGAAGCGGCAATGCCCCTGGCAATGGGGTGTTCCGAATGGGTTTCGATCGAAGCGGCATAGGCGAGCAATTGCTCCTCAGTCAAATCGCCTGAAAACACCAAAGTGTCCGTCACACCGAACTCACCTTTTGTCAACGTCCCGGTCTTGTCGAAGATGATGGCTTGAATGTTCCTCCCACGCTCGAAGGATGCGCGATCCCTGATCAACAACCCGTTCTTGGCGGACAAGGCCGTGGACACCGCCACAACCAATGGTACGGCAAGGCCCAGGGCGTGGGGGCAGGTGATGACCATGACGGTGACCGTCCGCTCCAGGGAGAAGGCAAAATCCCTGTTGATGATCACGAGCCACAGGAATAGGGTGAGCACCCCGCAGGAGAGGGCGATGATCGTCAACCACAATGCCGCCCGGTTCGCAAGGTCCTGGCTCCGAGACTTGCTTTTCTGAGCCTCCTCGACGAGACCAATCATTTGCGAGAGGAACGAATCCTTGCCGGTTTTCTGAACCTCGGCGGTCAGGGCGCCTTCTCCGTTGATAGCGCCACCTATAAGCTTGGCGCCAACACGCTTTTCGACCGGCTTGGATTCGCCGGTGAGCATAGCCTCATTGACTGAACTTTCCCCATCCACCACTTCGCCGTCCACGGGTATTTTCTCCCCCGGTTTGATGAGGACTTTGTCTCCCTCCTTTAACTCGGCAATGGGGATGTCTTCCGTACCACCATCGGGCATCATCTTGTGTGCGTCGGAGGGCATAAGTTTGGCGAGTTCTTCCAGGGCGCGGGATGCCCCCATTACCGATTTCATCTCGATCCAGTGGCCCAGGAGCATGATATCGATCAGTGTCGCCAGTTCCCAGAAAAAGACCTTTCCGCTCAATCCGAATACCACGACGCTGCTGTAGAGGTAAGCCGTGGTGATAGCTATGGCGATGAGGGTCATCATCCCTGGTTGTCTCTTCTCCAGTTCATTGAAGAGGCCCTTCAGGAAAGGCCATCCACCGTAAAAGAAGACCCCCGATGACAGTGCCCAGAGAAGATAAAGATCGCCCGGAAACCTCAATGCGGTCCGGATACCGAGGAAAGTTTGAATCATCGGGGAGAGAAGGAGGATGGGGATCGAAACAGCCAGGGAAATATAGAAACGCCGCTTGAAATCGGCTACCATGTGCGCGTGGTGGTCACCTCCCCCGCCGTCATGTTTTTGATGTTCAGCGTGTGCCCCATCTTCGCTGGGCTTTTTGTGGTTTTCATGTTTATCGTGATTGCCTGCTTGAGAGTGGTGCTGATCATTCGGGGCATCAGGGCTTGACATGCGGTCCTCCTTTCATACATCGATTTTTTCGATGCAGCTTTTTTACTCTCGCCGGAAGATTGCAGGTCTAGTGTTTCTTGCCATGCAAATTTAAATAAAGATGTTATGATAGATTGTTTTTGTTTAAAACACAAAGAACACTGATCCAAATATTATTTACATCGCAAAACCTTTCTCTAAATTATCCAAAAATTGATCAAAATGTGCTTTTTAGGTTTTATCGAAAAATTACGTTTTCCGAATGATAACTACACTAAATTTTCAAGGGGGGCGTGTCTCAGCCATATTGACACAGAGGGCATATGCCACACTTTTTCGTTGACATTTCCGACGAAATTTTTCATGTTAGAATTCGTTTTTCTTTTGTTCTTTCACCTCTATTTCGGAGGTGTCTATGATTCCGCCATCCCTTAAACTGCCTGCACCCCGCCTCCCTCTGGCTTCGCGCTTAGGGAGGCATCAAAGCATCCTAACTTTTTGAAAACCAAACCCATTGAAAGATGGGGACGGAAAGCCACGGCTCTGGTTAGCTTTTTCTAGCTGTACTCTTTTTTTCTGCTTCCTGAACCGTTGAAGCTTAAAGACAGCCGAGCTACCGAGGGTGACTTCGTAAAGATCACCAAGGGCGGAGGCGAACAATCATGCAATCGAGAATTCGAAAAATCCTGCTCGCGTTGATCGCCTTGGCCGGCCTTGCCGGCTTCGCATCAACGCTGCATGCCGATTGCGACCAACCGGATGCCCCGGACTGTGGATGCTTCAACAACAACGGGCCGTGGGATGCGGGCGGGCCATCCTATCCCGGCACGCTGTTCATCCAGGAAGTCGCCTATGACACCGTCGGGGTTTTGGAATCCTGCAATTGCCCGCCCACGTTCGGTTGCGACTGGGACCCCAAGCCCACGGATCCAGACGTGAACTTCAGCCATGCCGGGAAACCATACTACCAATTTACACTGGGGCAAAACTTGGAAGCCGGTGCTCTCTTCTTGGCGGAGTTGATGGCGTACAACCCTGTGGTTTCCTTTCATCCTCGTCAGAATTGGTGCTCTGAAGTGGTTTCGTATTGGCACCGCGAGACATCGCTGCCCTACCTCTACGGCTTTCGCACCGATTATCACCCGGATTGGCTGATCGACAACGTGGCTGACCTGCGAGCATGGTACATGGCGGAAGAGAGATTAGTGGAGAGCGGCCATGGCGGGCGGGGCATCTGGATTTCATCCAGTGCGCTCGACTACTCCGAATTCGAACCGGGGGTCAACGCCCCATTGCCCGGATCGTACATTGCGTTTGCGGATTACGATGACGGCATTCCGCCCGCGTTTGCCGGGCTGAAATACTCCCACAGCGCGATCATCGACGAAATGTGGGTCCACCGCAATGCTTACGGGAACGTCATCCGGGTGGCGGTTTCCCTGCTGGAGGGGAACGT
The DNA window shown above is from Desulfatiglans anilini DSM 4660 and carries:
- a CDS encoding sensor histidine kinase — its product is MAFRHKNLKIFTIVFLILAISALHYFTAPERMVRHTAYRMLFYLPLILGSFWFGLRGAVLVSAAATLFYLPYGIYRWRSFSYDFNLLFEGALYVFIALVLGYLAERERKAQAARLEAEKLAAIGRAVAEIAHDMKSPLMAIGGFVSQVSRRLQADEKSRKKLELAVSETARLEAMVKDMLDFGRPLELDRKPESVNGLAEECAAALVPVAQAGGVVLETDLDPKIAPQLLDRNRMKQVLVNLLTNAIQASPSGQSVQIRTRVEKGETVLEVSDCGCGITEEERARIFEPFYSTKKGGTGLGLSIVKKIVEAHGGTISLSSNPEGGVTFSVRLPTAQ
- a CDS encoding twin-arginine translocation signal domain-containing protein, giving the protein MAITRRTFLKTAGVGATAASILSAWTMKHSCAASKAKERGFRLSASRVRISLGTRPDDIWAWTCDGKVPGSKIRVREEDDDPDRAEKLSRRKIHYSMARRASP
- a CDS encoding multicopper oxidase domain-containing protein; this translates as MLGLRNLEKCGDFFRVVNPRLTPGEWIQKDTVLVNPKSQVEIGFMADNPGHWFQHCHNL
- a CDS encoding SHOCT domain-containing protein, which codes for MQFRRSSLRGSLGAIPAFFISREAFAQGRGYSDWHMGPGMMDGWGMGWFGGIFMIALWVLILVGLIFLIRWLVHKTRSESRPASEDGPSRALDILKERYARGEIDRQEFEEKKTHIQS
- a CDS encoding copper-translocating P-type ATPase, with protein sequence MVADFKRRFYISLAVSIPILLLSPMIQTFLGIRTALRFPGDLYLLWALSSGVFFYGGWPFLKGLFNELEKRQPGMMTLIAIAITTAYLYSSVVVFGLSGKVFFWELATLIDIMLLGHWIEMKSVMGASRALEELAKLMPSDAHKMMPDGGTEDIPIAELKEGDKVLIKPGEKIPVDGEVVDGESSVNEAMLTGESKPVEKRVGAKLIGGAINGEGALTAEVQKTGKDSFLSQMIGLVEEAQKSKSRSQDLANRAALWLTIIALSCGVLTLFLWLVIINRDFAFSLERTVTVMVITCPHALGLAVPLVVAVSTALSAKNGLLIRDRASFERGRNIQAIIFDKTGTLTKGEFGVTDTLVFSGDLTEEQLLAYAASIETHSEHPIARGIAASTENPPQVEDFKSIPGKGAQGKVEGKNVKIVSPGYLKENGISAADERIEKFNSQGKTVVFVMVDDELKGAIALADMIRDESKEAVSKLKGMGIRCMMLTGDNKAVAKWVSEEVGLDEYFAEVLPKEKAEKVKEVQSRGLITAMTGDGVNDAPALAQADVGIAIGAGTDVAVQTADIILVRSNPLDAVAILVLSRATFRKMVQNLVWATGYNAFAIPLAAGVLHGYGVLLSPAMGAVLMSLSTVIVAINARFLRISK
- a CDS encoding Spy/CpxP family protein refolding chaperone, with the protein product MLSLHTSKIILLTAATLAFGFWGIGLTTAAEDQTTKGEQNATVAPQTGRHMQQTSAESDAAHRHGMGMQDGYPDEGCPKAKAMKNRDGRGGEMMARTKSGEGEGQGAGRMAGKGGMAARRMMGTGMMRGMMSHMMGGPGGMDEMMTLSGCRRMAGPCLMDAGARMIADLEELDLTAEQWSRVRILAQEKLDRMADLWARHMKLRIELAGIQWGGNLDAEQVKDAFVKEAEARAEMYLAGIEYIRGLKEILTPEQLERMEDQGSEVSGNHLKKP